The sequence ACAAGCTTTGCGCCTTAGAGAACAAGAAGGATCACTATCCCTTGACAATTACCCGTCAGAAATTCAAAGTTTCTTAACTGGTGTTGCTCAGTATGCTCCTTTCATCGGCGAAGATCAGCCTTTAGATGACTGCTTGCGTAATCTGATCAGCGCCATCCAAACACGCCAATTTCCTCTTTATGGAGTAGGAGAATAACCAATGATTGCCTCTTTAAGTATAAAATATCCTATTAAAATTCATTACTTTGATGTGGATCCGATGAATGTTGTTTGGCATGGCAACTATGTGCGATTTATGGAAATTGCGCGCACTGCCCTTATTGCGCAAGTGGGATATGATTATGCAGCCATGGATGCGTCAGGCTATGTATGGCCAATTGTTGATATGCGAATCAAATACGTTCGTCCTCTGACGCTACAACAGGCGGTGGTCATAGAAGCCACCTTGGTCGAATATGAGAATAGAATTGTGGTGGATTACAAATTTATTGATCACGAAACGGGCAAATTACTCACCAAAGCCACCACCACTCAAGTTGCTGTGAAGATGGGTAGTACAAGCATGGATATGGTTTGTCCGGCCGATTTCGTCAATCGTGTTAAACAATATTTAGAGAGCCAAGCATGTTCAGAATAATTACAGTTTTCCTAGTAATCATAGGCTTGCTGGCTCAGGTTGCAATCTCAGGCCAAAACCAACCCCTTGACAAAATCAGTCAGACCCTAGAGCATGACGGTGTCTTAACAGCATCTTTTATCCAAAAGAAAACAATCACAGGACTGCCAAATCCGCTTGTTTCAACCGGCACCGTGACAGTACAAAATGGCAAAGGCATTGTTTGGAAAACTGAAACGCCTTTTCCTGTCACTCTATTACTCAATCAACAGGGAATTTTCCAGGTTGAGGGTACAAAGAAAACAAGTCTAGCTGGCGGGCAAAGGCGAGACAAAAACCTCCTTAACATTTTAACTAACGTTCTAAACGGTAATTTTAACACGATAACTGAATTCAAGGTGAATGTTCTTGAGATGACTGGTGATAACCATTGGAAAATTGATTTATTAGCCCAAGGCGCCATTGCCAAATTTATCACAAAAATTCAGATTGAAGGGGATCAGTTTATCCGTCAAATCTCTATTCAGCGCGCCAATAAGGATAGAGATGTTATCACCTTGGCACAGCATCAAGTTACCAAAACTCCAGCAGCTGACATAGCAAAAATCCTAAATGACTAATCGATTTGCAACCCTTCATAAATTTATGAGTCTTATCTGGGGCATGTTCGTGATAGCCCTTGCTGGGTATTGTGCCCATGGATTTATGGTTGGTGAGAAAATTAAATTTGATATCCTGGACATGTTGCCCTCCAGTCACTCAGAATCCATTCAAGAAGTTCGCCATCTTCTGGATGACACCAATATCATTCAAAAAGTTGTGATTTTTGTCGGCCATGAAACCCCTGAGATCGCTAAAACAGAAACAAAAAAATTAAAGAATTCTATAATCCAAGCAGGGCTTCCTCTGACCGAACAACCCATCCAAAGCACAGCGGAAAGCTATAAAAAACTCTTTACAGATTTGTTTCCCTACCGGTCATTCTTTTTAACCCCGGCAGATCGCCATCACGTAGAGACCGATTCTGAAGATCAATTGGTGGCCCGCGCCATTGCGGAAATTATGGCGCCTTTTAGTCCGTCCAATATTAAACAAGATCCCTTTAATCTATTTACTCATTATGTAAAGCTAAATAGTCCAACCTCCCCCTTTCACATAGATGAAGAGGGCACCTTGTTTATTACTGATGACCATAAAACGTGGTCTATCTATTTGGGCACCATAACAGCTCCCGCTTTTTCCTTAGAGGTTCAGAAAAACTTCATCGATAAACTGACGCCTATCTTGAATGAACTCGGCAAAGTTCCCAATCTTGAAATTTTAAAAACAGGTAGTATTTTCTATGCTGCTGCCGGTGCCCAGCAAGCCCAAGATGAAATTTCATTGATTGGATCCCTCTCATTTATTGGAATTGTTTTATTATTGGTTGGAATTTTTCGCAATCTATGGTCGCTTTTCTTTGCCTTTAGTGTCATTTCAACCTCAGTAATTATGGGGCTTACAGCCTGCTTAATCCTGTTTGGAAACATCCATATCTTAGCCTTGGTTTTCGGATGCTCCCTTGTCGGCATTACTGTCGATTATGCCTTGCACTATAGTTGTGCCAGCTATCAAACCTTTGCTTCTCCATTTGATGTTTTCAAGAAATTGATGCCTGCCCTTCCCTTAAGCGCCATCACCTCCGCCACCGGCTTTGCTCTTTTACTTCTCGTTCCCTTTCCGGGGGTTCAACAAATGGCTGTTTTATCATCCGTGGGTTTAATGAGCGCTCTTTTCACTGTTTTCCTGTGGGGACCTTATCTCATTCCTTCCCACAAAAAAAATATCTCAAGCTTTGGTGAATGGTGTCAAAAATATTTAACCTTAATTGCTAACCATGGGAGTACACCCACCGCCAAATCCATCTGTTTCATAATAAGTATGGTAATTCTAGTCATTGGCAGTTTTCAGCTCTCTTTTGATGATAACTTGCAAAGCTTACAGTCCCTGAATCCAGCTCTAAAACAGCAAGAAAATAAAATTAATTCCCTGATGATAACTGATTCATCTCCTAACTTTATCGCGGTTAAAGGTACGTCGTTACAAGACGTGTTAGAAAAACAAGAAAAGCTTTTGCCAGGGTTGGATTCCCTGGGCATTTCTTATCGTGCTTTAGCTGCGCTTATCCCCTCTCAAATGCGTCAAAAAAGCAACCAAGACTTGCTGAAAGAGCATTTATATACGCCCACCATTCTGGCTAAGCTAGAACAATCCCTGGGACAAAAAGGGATCAGCCAAAACAGTAATTTTGGCCTTAATGGAGCTCCCCTGGATCTTTCCCTCAGCGATCTTCCCCTGGGTTTAAAAGAGCTTGCTTATACGTCAGAATCTGGTGAGGTAACCGGTCGCATTATGCTGAGCCACATCCCCGACGAGACGGCCTTGAAAAAATTCATGAATCAACACACAGAAGCGTGTTATATTAACCCCGCCCAAGAATATTCCAATTTATTTACTCTCTACCGACAGTTAGTTATCACCTTAATAGGTCTTATTCTAGTTGGAATAGCAACGATTATAGTTATTGGCGTTAATCTTACTGCCGCGCGTCAGATTATTACTCCCCTCACGATAGCTCTTTTTGGAAGCATTGGTTTGTTGGCAATAGCCACGCCTCTCAATCTGTTTCATGCAATGGGGCTATTGCTATCACTGTGCATTGGCATCGACTATGCCCTTTTTCTCTATTGGGGAGCAGCGAAGTCGACAGCAACAAAAAATAATCTACTTTTATTATGTAATGGTCTATCATCCATAACCACCGTTTTATCCTTTGGATTATTGGCCTTTAGCCAAACAAGAGCCGTCCACAGCTTTGGGCTTAGCGTTTTTGTGGGAATTACAGTCTGTTTTATTGTAACGACAATTTTTCTAGGCGTCAGAGGAAAAAAATAAATGAATAAATTGATCCAAAGATTTTTTCTTACCAGTGCTTGTTTGATGCTATCAAACTGTTCTTCTCTTTTACCTGAGTTGAGATCAGAATTACCCTTGCAAAAACCTACTGATAAAGTGATTGAACTGGCGCCCGGCGTTCAGATGCAGCTCGCAAATGTCTGGCCTTTAAAAGGTCAGGGAACCTATTTGCAACGGATCAAAAGCTCTATTGGCCAGCAGCAGTATACCCTGACAGTTCATATTACACTTGAGCCAACCAAACTTGAATTTGTCGCCTTTAATGATATGATGGGACGTCTTTATTCTCTAAAGTGGACCCCCGATCAGACACTATGGGAAGCTTCAGATTATATTCCCGACACCATGAGGCCTGAAAATATTATTGGTGATTTTTTGTTAGTCCATCTAGAAATTGATCAACTGAAAGCCAATATAAAAGGGGCAGATGTTATTGAGCACGGCAATGAGAGAATTATTCAAACCCCGAGCGGTATTGTGCGCAAAATAACACGATTTAACCGCCAAGGAGATTTATGGCAAAAAGCAAGGATCCAAAATCCTAAAATTGGCTATAACCTTGATATTGAGACACTCCCCACACCATGATAGAGCATAATAAAATTTATTTGAATGATTTAGGTCTGGCTTGTTCTTTAGGAATAGGCAAACAGGCCATAAGCGACGCTTTATTTGCCCCTACTCTATCCTTCGAAAAGGAAGCTAATAACACGGCAAGCGAGATAGTGGCGTCAGGACGAAGCGTGGTGGTTAAACGTGTCCCCGGCTCCTTAGAGGCAATTAAATCGCCCTTTCAAAAGATGGATACGCGCACCAATCGGATTCTTAAATTAGTCCTGGATGAAATAAAAACGCCTATTAATCATGCTAAATCAATGTATGGATCGCATCGGATCGGCATTATTTTAAGCACCAGCACCAGCGGCATGCAAGAAGGGTATGAGGCCCTTACCCATTATCAACAAACCGGAACTTGGCCGGACTCTTATTGTTATCGCCAACAAGAATTTCATAGTCCAACAGATTTTGCCGCTGAATATCTGGGCATTGGCGGGCCTGCTTATACGATCTCCACTGCTTGTTCATCCAGCGGTAAAGCCTTATGTTCGGCGGCTCGCTTGATTAAGGCAAATATTTGTGATGCTGTTATTGTCGGCGGTGTTGATTCGTTGTGTGATTTAACCCTAAATGGATTTGAATCTTTGGACTTAATCGCTCAAGATTTATGCTCCCCCTTTAGTCGAAACAGGCAAGGTATTAATATTGGCGAAGGCGCTGCCGTCTTTCTTATGTCGCGTCAGCGCAGCGATATAGAATATGCAGGCGGTGGAGAAAGTTCGGATGCCTACCATATAAGTTCCCCCGCCCCAAACGGTGAGGGGGCTGAAGCAGCGATCAAAGCGGCCCTTGCTCAAGCTAATCTATCTATAGATGACATTTGTTATATCAATCTGCATGGAACCGGAACATCTACCAATGATTTATGTGAAAGTCACTGTATAAGCCGGTTATTTGGCACGACTATTCCCACAAGTTCAACCAAAGCTTTTATCGGCCACACCTTGGGTGCAGCCGGTGCTTTAGAAGCTGGATTTTTATGGTTAAGTTTACAGCAAGACCATCAAGCAACCATTCCCGCTCTGCCTCATTTATGGGATGGCGAAAGAGATCCAAGCCTGCCTCCTCTTTATTTTACAACAGCAGGCGAAAGACTAAAACCTAAGGGATCCCATTATTGCCTGATGAGCAATTCATTCGCTTTTGGCGGCAGTAATGTCAGTTTGATTTTACGTAAGGAAGTTTCCCATGATTAAGTATCAAGATCTGTGCCTGGCGGACATTCTTCCCCATAAAGCGCCCATGATCCTTTTGGATAAAGTTATTGAGTTTAGAGAAGATTTGATCCACACCTCGGTTACGATTACCAAAGAATCTCTGTTCCTAGCGAATGGCAATGTCCCTTCGTATATTGGGTTAGAATATATGGCCCAGGCTATTGCTGCGTGGAATGGTATTGTCTCGAGGCAACTCCCCCCCTCCCAGCAACGACTTGGCTTTTTATTGGGAACGCGGAAATTAAAACTTCAAAGACCTGCCTTTCCGGTAGGAATTAAACTCGATGTGTTTGGCAGGTGCAATTATACGGATGGTGAAATGGGATCTTTTGACTGCTGGATCGACCATGAGGGCACACAAGTAGCGTCGGCAACCCTAACTGTTTTTCAACCCCAATCCATAGAGTCTCTATAATGCAAAACAATGAAAAAACTATCCTTGTAACCGGTGCCAGCAAGGGAATTGGCCAAGCCATCGCCTTAGCGGCAGCTCAAGCAGGCTATACCCTTGTTATTCACTATAATCGCGATCGAGACAGCGCTCTGCAAACTCAAAGAGACATTGAGACACTTGGGGGGGAGGCACGCCTCCTTAGTTTTGATGTTAGTGACCGGGCCACCTGTCATCATATCCTTGAAGCGGATATTCAAGAATACGGCGCCTACTACGGCGCTATCTTGAATGCTGGAATTACCCGCGACAACGCTTTCCCAGCTTTGGAAGATGATGATTGGGATAAGGTTATCCATACCAATTTGGACAGTTTCTATAATGTCCTTAAACCCATTATCATGCCGATGATTCGAACCCGCAAACCGGGAAGAATTATTACGCTCTCGTCCGTTTCTGGATTGGTTGGCAACCGGGGACAAGTCAACTATAGTGCCTCCAAAGCTGGTATCATTGGCGCCACAAAAGCGCTCGCCCTTGAACTTGCAAGTCGTCATATCACCGTCAATTGTATTGCCCCCGGCGTTATTGAAACTCAAATGGTCAAAGATATTCCTTTAGACCACATTATACCTTTAATTCCTATGGGACGAATGGGCCAGCCTGCAGAGGTGGCAGCCACTGCTGTATTTCTTTTATCGGAGGCGGCTGGCTATATCACCCGCCAAGTTATTTCTGTTAGCGGAGGCCTTGTCTAATGCGTCGCGTCGTTGTCACAGGTATGGGTGGGATCACCGCCTTAGGTGAATCCTGGTCAGAAATTAAAGAAAATATGCAAAGCGGCAAAACCGCTACCCGTGTTATGCATGAATGGTCAGACCTTAAAGGAATGAACACTTGTTTGGGTGCCCCCCTCCCTGACCATTCTTTGGCAGATCGCTGGTCAAGAAAAAAAACTCGGACCATGGGACCTGTCTCCCTTTATTCTGTTTACGCGACTGAAAAAGCCTTAATCGATGCGGGTCTTCTGAATGATCCTATCCTTCAGAAAGGTAAGGTTGGCGTTGCTTATGGGTCTAGTTTTGGCAGCACGGCCCCAATGTATGACTTTGCTGAGCTTTTATTTAATAAAGATTTACACAAACTGACTTCAACCAGTTATATTCGGATGATGGGCCATACAGCCGCGGTTAATATAGGCCTTTTCTTCCAAATTAAGGGGCGCATTATTCCCACAGCAACGGCCTGCACCTCAGGAAGTTTGGCCATCGGTTATGCGGCCGAAGCTATCCGATACGGCAAGCAAGATATCGTGATTGCGGGCGGCGCCGAAGAATTATGCCCGTCCATGGCCGCTGTGTTTGATGTTCTGTATGCCACCAGTACTACCAAAGACCCCAGTCTTAGCCCCCGTCCTTATGATGCTCAAAGGGATGGACTTGTCTTAGGAGAAGGTGCCACATCCTTAATACTTGAAGATTATGACCATGCCAAAGCACGCGGAGCGACCATTTATGCAGAAATCGTTGGCTTTGCAACCAATATGGATGGCAACCATATTACGCAACCATCCCCCCATACTATTGAAACTGTTATGAAACTATCATTAGAGGATGCCCAATTATCCCCTAACGATATTGGGTTTGTCAGTGGCCATGGGACCGCAACAGAATTTGGGGATATTGTTGAATCAACAGCAACTCATGCCGTTTTTGGCAGCCACAAACCAATCCATTCCCTCAAAAGCTATTTTGGTCATACTCTGGGAACCTGTGGTGCGTTGGAATCTTGGTTGGGGATTGAAATGATGCGTGATCAATGGATTGCTCCCACGGCCA is a genomic window of Candidatus Paracaedibacter acanthamoebae containing:
- a CDS encoding acyl-CoA thioesterase — its product is MIASLSIKYPIKIHYFDVDPMNVVWHGNYVRFMEIARTALIAQVGYDYAAMDASGYVWPIVDMRIKYVRPLTLQQAVVIEATLVEYENRIVVDYKFIDHETGKLLTKATTTQVAVKMGSTSMDMVCPADFVNRVKQYLESQACSE
- a CDS encoding LolA family protein is translated as MFRIITVFLVIIGLLAQVAISGQNQPLDKISQTLEHDGVLTASFIQKKTITGLPNPLVSTGTVTVQNGKGIVWKTETPFPVTLLLNQQGIFQVEGTKKTSLAGGQRRDKNLLNILTNVLNGNFNTITEFKVNVLEMTGDNHWKIDLLAQGAIAKFITKIQIEGDQFIRQISIQRANKDRDVITLAQHQVTKTPAADIAKILND
- a CDS encoding MMPL family transporter: MTNRFATLHKFMSLIWGMFVIALAGYCAHGFMVGEKIKFDILDMLPSSHSESIQEVRHLLDDTNIIQKVVIFVGHETPEIAKTETKKLKNSIIQAGLPLTEQPIQSTAESYKKLFTDLFPYRSFFLTPADRHHVETDSEDQLVARAIAEIMAPFSPSNIKQDPFNLFTHYVKLNSPTSPFHIDEEGTLFITDDHKTWSIYLGTITAPAFSLEVQKNFIDKLTPILNELGKVPNLEILKTGSIFYAAAGAQQAQDEISLIGSLSFIGIVLLLVGIFRNLWSLFFAFSVISTSVIMGLTACLILFGNIHILALVFGCSLVGITVDYALHYSCASYQTFASPFDVFKKLMPALPLSAITSATGFALLLLVPFPGVQQMAVLSSVGLMSALFTVFLWGPYLIPSHKKNISSFGEWCQKYLTLIANHGSTPTAKSICFIISMVILVIGSFQLSFDDNLQSLQSLNPALKQQENKINSLMITDSSPNFIAVKGTSLQDVLEKQEKLLPGLDSLGISYRALAALIPSQMRQKSNQDLLKEHLYTPTILAKLEQSLGQKGISQNSNFGLNGAPLDLSLSDLPLGLKELAYTSESGEVTGRIMLSHIPDETALKKFMNQHTEACYINPAQEYSNLFTLYRQLVITLIGLILVGIATIIVIGVNLTAARQIITPLTIALFGSIGLLAIATPLNLFHAMGLLLSLCIGIDYALFLYWGAAKSTATKNNLLLLCNGLSSITTVLSFGLLAFSQTRAVHSFGLSVFVGITVCFIVTTIFLGVRGKK
- a CDS encoding DUF3261 domain-containing protein; the protein is MNKLIQRFFLTSACLMLSNCSSLLPELRSELPLQKPTDKVIELAPGVQMQLANVWPLKGQGTYLQRIKSSIGQQQYTLTVHITLEPTKLEFVAFNDMMGRLYSLKWTPDQTLWEASDYIPDTMRPENIIGDFLLVHLEIDQLKANIKGADVIEHGNERIIQTPSGIVRKITRFNRQGDLWQKARIQNPKIGYNLDIETLPTP
- a CDS encoding beta-ketoacyl-ACP synthase; the protein is MIEHNKIYLNDLGLACSLGIGKQAISDALFAPTLSFEKEANNTASEIVASGRSVVVKRVPGSLEAIKSPFQKMDTRTNRILKLVLDEIKTPINHAKSMYGSHRIGIILSTSTSGMQEGYEALTHYQQTGTWPDSYCYRQQEFHSPTDFAAEYLGIGGPAYTISTACSSSGKALCSAARLIKANICDAVIVGGVDSLCDLTLNGFESLDLIAQDLCSPFSRNRQGINIGEGAAVFLMSRQRSDIEYAGGGESSDAYHISSPAPNGEGAEAAIKAALAQANLSIDDICYINLHGTGTSTNDLCESHCISRLFGTTIPTSSTKAFIGHTLGAAGALEAGFLWLSLQQDHQATIPALPHLWDGERDPSLPPLYFTTAGERLKPKGSHYCLMSNSFAFGGSNVSLILRKEVSHD
- the fabG gene encoding 3-oxoacyl-ACP reductase FabG; this translates as MQNNEKTILVTGASKGIGQAIALAAAQAGYTLVIHYNRDRDSALQTQRDIETLGGEARLLSFDVSDRATCHHILEADIQEYGAYYGAILNAGITRDNAFPALEDDDWDKVIHTNLDSFYNVLKPIIMPMIRTRKPGRIITLSSVSGLVGNRGQVNYSASKAGIIGATKALALELASRHITVNCIAPGVIETQMVKDIPLDHIIPLIPMGRMGQPAEVAATAVFLLSEAAGYITRQVISVSGGLV
- a CDS encoding beta-ketoacyl-ACP synthase, with amino-acid sequence MRRVVVTGMGGITALGESWSEIKENMQSGKTATRVMHEWSDLKGMNTCLGAPLPDHSLADRWSRKKTRTMGPVSLYSVYATEKALIDAGLLNDPILQKGKVGVAYGSSFGSTAPMYDFAELLFNKDLHKLTSTSYIRMMGHTAAVNIGLFFQIKGRIIPTATACTSGSLAIGYAAEAIRYGKQDIVIAGGAEELCPSMAAVFDVLYATSTTKDPSLSPRPYDAQRDGLVLGEGATSLILEDYDHAKARGATIYAEIVGFATNMDGNHITQPSPHTIETVMKLSLEDAQLSPNDIGFVSGHGTATEFGDIVESTATHAVFGSHKPIHSLKSYFGHTLGTCGALESWLGIEMMRDQWIAPTANLVTVDERCAPLHYIKGTGLHLDTDYFMNNNYAFGGINTSLIFKKIN